From Tiliqua scincoides isolate rTilSci1 chromosome 2, rTilSci1.hap2, whole genome shotgun sequence, the proteins below share one genomic window:
- the ARHGDIA gene encoding rho GDP-dissociation inhibitor 1: MAEQEPTPEQLAQIAAENEEDEHSVNYKPPAQKSIQEIQELDKDDESLRKYKEALLGNVTIATDPKAPNVVVTKLTLVCGSAPGPLELDLTGVLESFKKQSFVLKEGVEYRIKISFQVNKEIVSGLKYIQHTFRKGIRIDKTDYMVGSYGPRGEEYEFLTPIEEAPKGMLARGNYNIQSKFTDDDKTDHLSWEWNLTIKKDWKD, from the exons ATGGCTGAACAAGAACCCACCCCTGAACAACTGGCCCAGATTGCAGCTGAAAATGAAGAAGATGAGCATTCTGTCAACTACAAGCCCCCTGCCCAGAAGAGCATCCAGGAGATTCAGGAACTAGACAAGGATGATGAGAGTTTACGCAAGTACAAAGAAGCCCTGCTGGGAAATGTCACTATTGCTACTG ATCCCAAGGCTCCAAATGTGGTGGTAACAAAACTGACACTGGTTTGTGGCAGTGCCCCTGGCCCCTTGGAGTTGGACCTGACAG GTGTCCTGGAGAGTTTCAAGAAGCAGTCATTTGTGCTGAAAGAAGGTGTTGAGTACCGGATAAAGATCTCCTTTCAG gtGAACAAGGAAATTGTGTCTGGGTTGAAGTACATTCAGCACACATTCAGAAAAGGAATAAGAA ttGACAAGACTGACTACATGGTTGGGAGCTATGGGCCACGTGGTGAGGAGTATGAGTTCCTAACCCCTATAGAGGAAGCCCCCAAGGGTATGCTGGCCCGGGGCAACTATAATATCCAATCCAAATTTACAGATGATGACAAGACAGACCACCTTTCCTGGGAGTGGAACCTGACCATCAAGAAAGATTGGAAGGATTAG